The window CGCGGATCTGCTCGAGTCGGACGACGGGTACGTCCTCGTCGTCGACCTCCCCGGCGCGACCGCGGAGACGACTGAGGTCCTCGCCGAGGACGGTCGGATCGTCATCGAGGGGCGCCGCGACAAGAGCGTTCCCGAGGGGTTCCGCTACGTCAGCGAGGACCGACCCCTGTTCCTCGACGCGGAGCTCCCGCTCCCGGGCGACGCCGACGGGAGCGGGGCGGACGCCGAGATCGACCGCGGGGTGCTCGAGGTCACGATCCCGAAGCGGACCGGCGACGTCTCCCGGACCATCCCGGTCGACGACGCCGACGAGGGCGATGCCGACAACGGGGGCGCCGCCGACGGCTCCGCCGACGAAACCGACGCCTGACGGGTGATCACGCTGGTCAACCTTCGCGCCTACTGGCGGTTCTTCGTGGTTATCCGGCGGTTCTCGCCGCTGATCGTCGCCTACTGGCGGGACCGGAAGCGCTTCCTCCTCTTCGGCGGCGGCCGCGACGTCGACGCGGAGACCCAGCGCGAGCGCGCCGCGGTCCTCCTCGATATCCTGCTCACCCTCGGTCCGACGTTCATCAAGCTCGGGCAGATCCTCTCGACCCGGCCGGACATCCTCCCCCCGGCGTACATCGACGTGTTAGAGGGGCTCCAAGACGACGTGCCGCCGGCCCCGTGGGAGGAGTCGAAGGTCGTCCTCGAAGACGAGTTCGGCCCCGTCGACGAGACGTTCGACGACTTCGACCGCGACCCGATAAGCGGCGCGAGCCTCGGGCAGGTGTACACCGCCCGCTACGAGGGGAACGACGTCGCCGTGAAGGTCCGCCGACCGGGGATCGAGTCGCTCGTCGAGGCCGACCTCCGGACGATCCGCTGGTCGATCCCCATCGTCAGGCGGTTCATCGGCAGCGGCCGGGCGTTCTCGCTGGAGAATCTCGCCGACGAGTTCGCGAAGACGATCCGCGAGGAGATGGACTACAAGCGCGAGCGCGAGATGCTCGAGGAGATCCGCGGCAACTTCGAGGGCAACGACCGGATCCGGATCCCGACCGCCTACGAGGAGGTGTCCGGTCCCCGCGTGCTCACGATGCAGTACATCCCGGGAGTGAAGATCAACCGGATCGACGAGCTCGACGAGGCTGGGTTCGACCGCAACGCTATCGCCGAGACGCTCCAAGAGGTGTACCTCCAGATGATCATCGACGACGGCGTGTTCCACGCCGACCCGCACCCCGGAAACCTCGCCGTCGACGACGACGGCGCCGTGATCTTCTACGATTTCGGGATGTCCGGGCGCGTGGACCCGTTCATTCAGGAGAAGATCGTCGAGTTCTACGTCGCCGTGGCCCGACAGGACATCGACAGCATCCTCGACACGCTGATCGACATGGGGACGCTCTCGCCGGAGGCCGACCGCGAGGTGATGGGCAACGTGATGGAACTCGCTATCGCCGACGCCAGCGGCGAGGATATCGAGCAGTACCAGGTGAACCAGATCATCGAGCAGGTGGAGTCGACCATCTACGAGTTCCCTCTTCGGCTCCCGCCGAACCTCGCGCTCGTGTTGCGCGTCGCGACCGTCGTCGAGGGGGTCTGCGTCACCCTCGACCCCGAGTTCGACTTCATCTCGACGGCGACGGAGTACCTGAGAGACGAGGGGTACTACGAGCAGACCGCCCGCGACCTCGCCGAGGACGCCGGCCGCCAGGTCCAGCGCACCACGGAGGCGCTGTTCACGGTCCCGCCGAAGGCCGACGACTTCCTCGAACGGGCGAACCGCGGCGACCTCCACGTCGATGTCACGATCGAGGACGACTCGAACGTCCTCGACAAGCTCGCGATGCGGATCGCCTACTCGGTGCTGCTCGCGGTGGGCGTCCTCTCCGCGACGATCCTCTACTCGTTCGCCGACGCGTGGCGGCTCGCGGGGATCGTCCTCCTCTTGGCGGTCCCGCTCGCGATCGCGCTCTACCGTTCGTTCCGGAAGAAGCGCGGCCTCCGGACCACGCCTCAGTTCACCAGACAGGGGATGAAACAGCGGCGCGAGGACTAGCCCCGGGTCGCCCGGCGATCAGCCGGAGATGACCTGAATCGGGACGAGGAGGAAGCAGAGCGCCCCGAGCGCGAACGTCGCGAGGCCGACGGCGAGCCGCGGCCAGCCGATCCACTCCTCGTCCGCCGGGTTCGCCGGGCCGTTGAAGGCGATCACGAGCGCGAACACGCCCCAGAACCCCCACAGCCCGACCGACTCGTCGATCCCGAGGCCGCGCCAGAAGTAGAGGTACGCGGCGATCGAGAAGAGCGCGCCGGGGACGAGCGCCGCGATCGTCTCCTGTCGCGGGCCGACCATCGCGCGGACGATGTGGCCGCCGTCGAGCTGGCCGACGGGCAGGAGGTTCAGAAGGGTGAAGAACATCCCGACCCAGCCGCCGATCACCACCGGGTGCGCCGTGAGGCGCGGGTCCTCGTACCCGGTCGGCTGGCCGATGAGGCCGGCGATGATGTCCAGCAGCGGCGGGTTGTTGAAGCGGATCATCGTCCCCGAGGCGTTCGCGAGCTCCGCCGGGACGCGGATCGGGTCGAGCGAGAGGCCGATGACGGTGACGACCACGGTCGCGACGAGCCCCGCGATCGGCCCGGCGGCGCCGATATCGAACAGCACCTTCCGGGAGGGCATCCGCCCGCGCATCCGGATCACCGCCCCGAGCGTGCCGAACGGGAAGACGAACGGGATGACGTACGGGAGCGAGACGCTGACCCCGTGGTACCGGCCGGCGGCGTAGTGCCCGAGCTCGTGGGTCATCAGGACGCCGAGCACGGCCGCGGTGAACGGCCACGCCCGCAGCATCGTCAACGGGTTCGCGGCGATCTCCTCCCAGCCGACGTAGTACCACCCGTACGCGCCGACGAACAGGGTGGTACACACCGTCGCCGCGAACAGGGCGACGTTGAGCCACGGGACCCCCTCGCGTCCCTGACTGAAGGGGGTCGCGACGACGACGTGACCGTCGCCGTCGGCCTCGAGGTCGACGTCGTAGCCGGCGTCCCGGAACGGCGGGACCAGCTTCCGAAGCAGGGTGCGCTCCGGGACGTACGACTCGCCGACGTACCGGATGCGCCCGTCCTCCCGACGGATCTCGTCCACTCGGAAGAACGTCCGCAGCGGCTCCGGACGCGGGGCGTCGGACCCCGCCGACGGCTCCCCGTCCTCGTGTTCTGACATCGTCGGTCGTAACTGGTCGGCGAGTATAAACCCCGCGTCGCCGGGGAACGCGGCACCCGAGGGTCGCCGCGGCCGGACGCGCTGTCGATTCCGCGAACGCCGCCGGCCGGCGCTGCTCGTCGGCGGAGCGGTTCGGAGAACGCCGACCCCCGGCGGGGGACGCGTTCACGGAGAGAAAGCGGGGACGCGCGAGAGCGCGTGGTTTCTCGTCGTCAGACGGGATGGACGGTCGGTATCAGATCGGATCGACGCTCGTCAGGCGGGCTCGATGCGCCAGGTCGTCGCGCCCGTGTACGACCACTTCTCGACGGTGAGCTCCGTCGCGGAGTCGCGGAGCTTCACCATCAGGGCGCCGATCTCCTTCGGCGAGAGGTCGACGTCGTCGGCGATGAACTTCCCCTTGAAATACATCTCGCCGTCCTCGGCGCGGTCGAGCAGGTACCGCTTCAGCCGCTCTTCCTTGCTGAGGTCGTCGGTGGGGTTCGCGTTCGCGGAGGGATTCGCAGTCGCGCTCATGGTACACTCCCTGCTTGTCCCCGGAGGATGTTATAAAGGTGAGACCGTTGGACGGTGTTCAGTGGCTTTCATGGCGTTTCAGGCCGACCTCGGGTGCTAAAACGTGTCTGACGGACTGTTTACAAACGTTTTAGATCGCCGCAGAAGTTTTATAATCCGTTTTGAAACGTTTACGGTGCGAGGAGATCTCCGCCCCGTATTCCGGTTCGGCGAACGCGTCGGCGGCGAATGATCAAGAATTTGTTGCCGGTAAACGACCGATCGGCCGCCGTTCATCGGTCGGTGCGCGCGCGAGGCGGTGCCGATTTGCTTCCCGATCGCCCGCGTCGTACCGCGTGTCGATCCCGTTTCCGGGGCGGTGCGACCCGCGTCCGCGAAGGGACACGGGGCGGAGTCAGCATAATACAACGTGGAGCCTCCGACCTCAAGGAGCGAGCAGAGCGAGCGAGTCGGGTGGGGTAGTTTACTCGCGCCGGTGGACCCAGAACTCCTCCGCCTCGGTGGCCTCCTTCTTGAAGATCGGCACCTCGTCTTTCAGCCGGTCGATCCCGTCCTCGACGGTCCGGAACGCCTCCCGTCGGTGCCCCGCTAGGACGACGACGAAGACGATGTCCTCGCCCGCCTCGATCACGCCCGTCCGGTGGTGCATCCGGACGTCGAACACGCCGTCGCGCTCGGTCAGCTCGGCCGCGACGGCGTCCATGCGCTCCGCGGCGACGCCCTCGTACTTCTCGAAGGCCAGGTGGGTGGTGCGGTCGTCGTCCGGCGCGTCGCGCGCCCGGACCCGCCCGGTGAACGTCGCGATCGCGCCCGCGCGGTCCGCGTTCGCCGACGCCTCGACGCGTCGCACGAGAGCCTCGCGCGTGATCCAGGGCTCGGCGGCATCGAGGTCGGCGACGAGCCGGTCGAGGTCGACGTCCGCAGGCGCGTCCGCCGCCGCGATCACCGTTCCGGGCACGTCCTCCCGGTCCGCGTCCGTCCCGAGCAGGACCGTCGGCACGCGCAGCCGGGAGTCGCCGACGGCGACGAGGTAGTCGTGGTCGGGCGCGAGCCCGTCGAGGAACGCGTCGAGGCCGTCGACGCTCCCGCGGCCGGTCCACTCGCCGTCCGCTCCGAGGCTCACCGCGGTGTCGGCGTCGGTGCGGTCAGCCGGCGCCTCGACTGCGACGCCGCCGTCGGTGGCCTCGTCGCTCGCGTGCGCCTCGCCGAGATCGTCGCTCGCGCGGTTCACGACGGCGATTCGCCCGTCGAGCCGGTCGGCGAGCGCCGCCGCCAGGTCCGGCGCGCCGGGGCCCACGATCGATATCGGTTGCATACCCGAGGGCGGGGTGCGAGCGGCTTAGGCGTTTCCCGCCGACGCCGTCGGTGGCCCGGTTCGTCCGCGATCGCGGCGGCCGGGGACTCGGGGCGTCCTCGACCGGGACGGCTCGGGCCTCGGGCCGTCCGGGCTTGATAATCCTTAAGAGCGCGACAGGGGTATGCGACGGTAATGAGAGTCGTCGTTTCTAT is drawn from Halorubrum sp. CBA1229 and contains these coding sequences:
- a CDS encoding Hsp20/alpha crystallin family protein, whose protein sequence is MSALRDALRDLPDAVFADLLESDDGYVLVVDLPGATAETTEVLAEDGRIVIEGRRDKSVPEGFRYVSEDRPLFLDAELPLPGDADGSGADAEIDRGVLEVTIPKRTGDVSRTIPVDDADEGDADNGGAADGSADETDA
- a CDS encoding AarF/ABC1/UbiB kinase family protein, which produces MITLVNLRAYWRFFVVIRRFSPLIVAYWRDRKRFLLFGGGRDVDAETQRERAAVLLDILLTLGPTFIKLGQILSTRPDILPPAYIDVLEGLQDDVPPAPWEESKVVLEDEFGPVDETFDDFDRDPISGASLGQVYTARYEGNDVAVKVRRPGIESLVEADLRTIRWSIPIVRRFIGSGRAFSLENLADEFAKTIREEMDYKREREMLEEIRGNFEGNDRIRIPTAYEEVSGPRVLTMQYIPGVKINRIDELDEAGFDRNAIAETLQEVYLQMIIDDGVFHADPHPGNLAVDDDGAVIFYDFGMSGRVDPFIQEKIVEFYVAVARQDIDSILDTLIDMGTLSPEADREVMGNVMELAIADASGEDIEQYQVNQIIEQVESTIYEFPLRLPPNLALVLRVATVVEGVCVTLDPEFDFISTATEYLRDEGYYEQTARDLAEDAGRQVQRTTEALFTVPPKADDFLERANRGDLHVDVTIEDDSNVLDKLAMRIAYSVLLAVGVLSATILYSFADAWRLAGIVLLLAVPLAIALYRSFRKKRGLRTTPQFTRQGMKQRRED
- a CDS encoding site-2 protease family protein; its protein translation is MSEHEDGEPSAGSDAPRPEPLRTFFRVDEIRREDGRIRYVGESYVPERTLLRKLVPPFRDAGYDVDLEADGDGHVVVATPFSQGREGVPWLNVALFAATVCTTLFVGAYGWYYVGWEEIAANPLTMLRAWPFTAAVLGVLMTHELGHYAAGRYHGVSVSLPYVIPFVFPFGTLGAVIRMRGRMPSRKVLFDIGAAGPIAGLVATVVVTVIGLSLDPIRVPAELANASGTMIRFNNPPLLDIIAGLIGQPTGYEDPRLTAHPVVIGGWVGMFFTLLNLLPVGQLDGGHIVRAMVGPRQETIAALVPGALFSIAAYLYFWRGLGIDESVGLWGFWGVFALVIAFNGPANPADEEWIGWPRLAVGLATFALGALCFLLVPIQVISG
- a CDS encoding molybdopterin synthase — its product is MQPISIVGPGAPDLAAALADRLDGRIAVVNRASDDLGEAHASDEATDGGVAVEAPADRTDADTAVSLGADGEWTGRGSVDGLDAFLDGLAPDHDYLVAVGDSRLRVPTVLLGTDADREDVPGTVIAAADAPADVDLDRLVADLDAAEPWITREALVRRVEASANADRAGAIATFTGRVRARDAPDDDRTTHLAFEKYEGVAAERMDAVAAELTERDGVFDVRMHHRTGVIEAGEDIVFVVVLAGHRREAFRTVEDGIDRLKDEVPIFKKEATEAEEFWVHRRE